In Daucus carota subsp. sativus chromosome 4, DH1 v3.0, whole genome shotgun sequence, one DNA window encodes the following:
- the LOC108219378 gene encoding E3 ubiquitin-protein ligase BRE1-like 1, giving the protein MNPKDNSTISHSKSDSFNHSMEYQLDTKVLQFQNLKLVQKLEAQKVECTALENKYSQLRDKQLPYDNTLEVVHKAWEEVVIDLESSSKRLKNRAGLCLGARNEFNEDDCSSPREDEFLKRLVETGATESSFLSNIHSQVNEVRQAVGERTKMILSNLVGGINDLWCLKGGLYASAQNPEDGYCRQNTSIKMEEEVKTLRLLVSDLHLKHRTLSSELQNQRDIDAKNKAQLKHLKAELDSTIAELDESNCRLATLKAEKNAVKGVNFPVLVGNKHVASERARNKQEDLHDMESTLKDLLDQSSSRLIELKRLYEERIGLLKQLADLQNTLKSVKFVSSSRAYLLVKDQLAKAKASVLQYQVLYEKLQVEKDNLAWREKESIMESDVVDVFHQSTIVNEYRIEELEKEIEKQVSSRLLIETKLEEASREPGRKEIIAEFKALVSSFPDNMRSMQEQLTKYKEVASDVHSLRAEVQSLSDVFNRKAKEVETLSVRSSDQVAEIKKLQAVVEDLKESDLDLKLILEMYRCESIDSRDISEARTAENKAWAQVQSLNSALDEQNLESRVKKAVEAEATTQQKLAAAEAEIADLRQNFENSRREKVKLSDVLKSKQEENEVYLSEIETIGQAYDDVQTQNQHLLQQITERDDYNMKLVIEGARARQLRDTILMEKQTMYRTFQQASSLVDFFETKTSRIEDQARMCSDQVQRLAEDRVQKSVSLENTQRRLSDANKSSQRMTKLLEESQSKLARKRDALANLQIELEKERYERKRVEEEVEVARRKVLRLRSEIEGSPVVQRLQQELKEYKDILKCSICLERPKEVVITKCYHLFCGPCVQKIAEGRHRKCPVCAASFGANDVKPVYI; this is encoded by the exons ATGAACCCTAAAGACAATTCAACAATCTCTCACTCTAAGTCCGATTCTTTCAATCATTCAATGGAATACCAG CTTGATACGAAAGTGCTCCAATTTCAAAATCTTAAGCTTGTTCAGAAGTTAGAAGCTCAAAAGGTTGAGTGTACTGCTCTTGAGAACAAGTATAGTCAGCTGAGGGACAAACAATTACCTTACGATAATACATTGGAAGTGGTTCATAAGGCTTGGGAAGAG GTCGTCATTGATTTGGAGTCAAGTTCCAAACGCTTAAAGAACCGTGCGGGATTATGTTTAGGTGCTAGAAATGAATTTAATGAAG ATGATTGCTCATCTCCGCGGGAGGATGAATTTCTTAAACGACTTGTAGAAACTGGTGCAACAGAGAGTAGCTTTTTGAGTAACATCCACAGTCAGGTGAATGAAGTTAGACAAGCAGTAGGTGAAAGAACCAAGATGATTTTATCTAATCTGGTCGGCGGGATTAATGATCTTTGGTGCTTAAAGGGAGGATTATATGCTTCAGCTCAAAATCCAGAAGATG GTTACTGCAGGCAGAATACAAGTATTAAAATGGAGGAAGAGGTTAAAACACTTAGATTGCTAGTAAGTGATCTTCATTTAAAGCATAGAACACTTTCTAGTGAATTGCAGAACCAGCGAGATATCGATGCGAAAAATAAAGCTCAGCTGAAACATCTAAAAG CGGAGTTGGACAGTACTATAGCTGAACTTGATGAAAGCAACTGTAGACTAGCAACCTTAAAAGCAGAAAAAAATGCTGTGAAGGGAGTAAATTTCCCTGTCCTTGTCGGGAATAAGCATGTTGCTAGTGAGAGGGCAAGGAATAAACAAGAAGATTTGCATGATATGGAGTCTACACTGAAGGACTTGCTG GATCAATCTTCTTCTCGACTAATTGAACTCAAACGTCTCTATGAAGAAAGAATTGGATTACTAAAGCAATTAGCCGATCTTCAG AATACTTTGAAGAGTGTGAAGTTCGTATCTTCCTCCCGGGCTTACTTACTGGTAAAAGATCAGCTTGCTAAGGCGAAAGCATCTGTACTCCAGTATCAAGTTTTATATGAAAAGTTGCAG GTTGAGAAAGATAACCTTGCATGGCGGGAAAAGGAGAGTATCATGGAAAGTGATGTAGTTGATGTCTTCCATCAATCCACGATAGTTAATGAATATAGGATAGAGGAGTTAGAAAAGGAAATAGAAAAGCAAGTTAGTTCGAGGCTTTTAATTGAAACTAAGCTCGAAGAAGCATCAAGAGAACCTG GTCGGAAGGAAATTATTGCAGAATTCAAAGCATTGGTTTCTTCGTTTCCTGATAACATGCGGAGCATGCAAGAGCAATTGACTAAATACAAAGAGGTTGCTTCTGATGTTCATTCTCTGCGAGCTGAAGTTCAATCTCTTTCAGATGTTTTTAATCGAAAG GCGAAAGAGGTGGAAACATTATCTGTTAGATCTTCTGACCAGGTTGCTGAGATAAAGAAGTTGCAAGCCGTG GTTGAAGATTTGAAGGAAAGTGATTTGGACTTGAAGCTAATTTTAGAAATGTATAGATGTGAATCTATTGACTCAAG GGACATCTCAGAAGCTAGGACTGCGGAAAATAAAGCGTGGGCTCAAGTTCAGAGCCTAAATTCTGCCCTTGATGAGCAAAATTTGGAATCACGAGTTAAAAAAGCTGTCGAAGCTGAGGCTACTACTCAACAGAAGTTAGCTGCTGCAGAAGCCGAAATTGCCGATTTAAGACAgaattttgaaaattctagGAG GGAAAAAGTTAAACTTTCTGATGTGCTGAAATCGAAACAAGAGGAGAATGAAGTCTACCTATCTGAGATAGAG ACTATAGGACAGGCATATGATGATGTACAAACTCAAAACCAACATCTTTTGCAGCAAATCACTGAAAGAGATGACTACAACATGAAG CTTGTTATCGAGGGTGCACGTGCAAGACAATTGAGAGATACAATTCTCATGGAAAAGCAAACCATGTACAGAACATTTCAACAAGCTAGTTCATTGGTTGATTTTTTTGAGACTAAAACTTCCAGGATAGAAGATCAG GCAAGAATGTGCTCAGATCAAGTTCAGAGACTTGCGGAAGATAGGGTTCAAAAATCAGTTTCCTTGGAAAACACACAGAGGAGGCTGTCAGATGCGAATAAATCATCTCAGCGCATGACAAAATTATTGGAAGAATCACAATCTAAGCTTGCAAGAAAGCGAGATGCTCTTGCCAACCTGCAGATAGAACTTGAGAAAGAGAG ATATGAGAGGAAAAGAGTTGAAGAGGAGGTAGAAGTTGCAAGGAGAAAGGTTTTGCGTTTACGGTCAGAAATAGAAGGATCACCTGTGGTCCAGAGGCTCCAACAAGAGCTTAAGGAATACAAGGACATCCTGAAGTGCAGtatttgccttgaaaggccgaAAGAG GTTGTAATCACGAAGTGCTATCACTTGTTCTGTGGCCCCTGTGTTCAAAAGATCGCCGAAGGGAGGCATCGCAAGTGCCCAGTCTGTGCGGCAAGCTTTGGGGCCAATGATGTGAAGCCTGTTTATATTTAA